A single window of Luteipulveratus halotolerans DNA harbors:
- the arsB gene encoding ACR3 family arsenite efflux transporter — protein sequence MAAAPSDTEAITRKLSTADRFLPVWIGVAMLVGILLGKTVSGLDDLLSAVEVEGVSLPIALGLLVMMYPVLAKVRYDRLNTVAGDRRLLASSLLLNWVLGPALMFALAWIFLPDLPAYRTGLIIVGLARCIAMVIIWNDLACGDREAAAVLVAINSVFQVVMFAVLGWFYLSVLPGWLGLEQTDLDVSPWKIAASVLVFLGIPLLAGYLSRRLGEQAKGRDWYESTFLPRIGPWALYGLLFTIVILFALQGDQITSHPGDVARIALPLLAYFAVMWGGGYALGRASGMSYERTTTLAFTAAGNNFELAIAVAIATFGVTSGEALAGVVGPLIEVPVLVALVYVSLALRKRFPHRPDTRHDDVLSSART from the coding sequence CGCAAGCTGTCCACGGCGGATCGGTTCCTGCCGGTCTGGATCGGTGTCGCGATGCTGGTCGGGATCCTTCTCGGCAAGACGGTGTCCGGGCTCGACGATCTGCTCAGTGCCGTCGAGGTCGAGGGCGTCTCGCTGCCCATCGCCCTCGGGCTGCTGGTGATGATGTACCCGGTGCTGGCCAAGGTCCGCTACGACCGCCTCAACACCGTCGCCGGCGACCGCCGACTGCTGGCGTCGTCGCTGCTGCTCAACTGGGTCCTCGGCCCGGCGCTGATGTTCGCCCTCGCCTGGATCTTCCTGCCCGACCTTCCGGCGTACCGCACCGGTCTGATCATCGTCGGTCTCGCGCGCTGCATCGCGATGGTGATCATCTGGAACGACCTCGCCTGCGGCGACCGCGAGGCGGCAGCGGTGCTGGTCGCGATCAACTCGGTGTTCCAGGTCGTGATGTTCGCGGTGCTCGGCTGGTTCTACCTGTCGGTGCTGCCCGGCTGGCTCGGCCTGGAGCAGACCGACCTCGACGTCTCGCCCTGGAAGATCGCCGCATCGGTGCTGGTGTTCCTCGGTATTCCGCTGCTGGCCGGCTACCTCTCGCGTCGCCTCGGCGAGCAGGCCAAGGGACGCGACTGGTACGAGTCGACGTTCCTCCCGCGCATCGGCCCGTGGGCGCTGTACGGACTGCTGTTCACCATCGTGATCCTGTTCGCGCTGCAAGGCGACCAGATCACCAGCCACCCCGGCGACGTGGCCCGCATCGCGCTCCCGCTGCTGGCCTACTTCGCCGTGATGTGGGGCGGTGGCTACGCGCTCGGCAGGGCGAGCGGGATGTCGTACGAACGCACCACGACTCTGGCGTTCACCGCCGCCGGCAACAACTTCGAGCTCGCCATCGCCGTGGCGATCGCGACCTTCGGCGTCACGTCCGGTGAGGCCCTCGCAGGCGTCGTCGGTCCGCTCATCGAAGTGCCTGTTCTCGTCGCCCTCGTCTACGTCTCGCTCGCCCTGCGCAAGCGATTCCCGCACCGACCCGACACCCGTCACGACGACGTCCTGTCGTCCGCACGCACCTGA
- a CDS encoding arsenate-mycothiol transferase ArsC, whose translation MSTAPQTDDYAQVIDDLTYKYDGVFSRESITQAVEAARARLEPVSKVPNFLPILVQRFATEQLTAAAQASGTIAKPVPEILFICVHNAGRSQMAAALAEHLAPGKVHVRSAGSKPVDQVSPVALEALAERGMTLTEAYPKPLTDDVVHAADVIVTMGCGDTCPVLPGKRYLDWDVADPEGQSIDKVRDIRDDLQSRVAALLRDLNI comes from the coding sequence ATGAGCACTGCACCCCAGACCGATGACTACGCCCAGGTCATCGACGACCTGACGTACAAGTACGACGGTGTCTTCTCTCGCGAGTCGATCACCCAGGCCGTCGAGGCCGCCCGTGCGCGCCTCGAGCCGGTCTCGAAGGTCCCGAACTTCCTGCCGATCCTGGTGCAGCGGTTCGCGACCGAGCAGCTGACTGCTGCCGCGCAGGCCTCGGGCACGATCGCCAAGCCGGTCCCGGAGATCCTGTTCATCTGCGTGCACAACGCCGGCCGCTCTCAGATGGCTGCAGCCCTGGCCGAGCACCTCGCGCCCGGCAAGGTGCACGTCCGCTCAGCAGGATCGAAACCGGTCGACCAGGTCAGCCCGGTCGCTCTCGAAGCGCTGGCCGAGCGCGGCATGACCCTCACCGAGGCCTACCCCAAGCCGCTGACCGACGACGTCGTGCACGCCGCTGACGTCATCGTCACCATGGGCTGCGGCGACACGTGCCCGGTGCTGCCCGGCAAGCGCTACCTCGACTGGGACGTCGCCGACCCCGAGGGCCAGTCCATCGACAAGGTCCGCGACATCCGCGACGACCTGCAGTCACGCGTCGCCGCACTGTTGCGCGACCTCAACATCTGA